One window of the Brevundimonas goettingensis genome contains the following:
- a CDS encoding DUF1467 family protein, which produces MPIGPITMTAIYLTIWWTVLFCVLPLGMSQEDQAPPTDGGQWGAPKTPNLKKKFITTTWVSAIVWAVTMVIIFTGWLPLPKLG; this is translated from the coding sequence ATGCCCATCGGCCCGATCACCATGACCGCCATCTATCTGACCATCTGGTGGACGGTGCTGTTCTGTGTTCTGCCGCTCGGCATGTCGCAGGAGGATCAGGCCCCGCCGACCGACGGCGGCCAGTGGGGCGCGCCGAAGACGCCCAATCTGAAGAAGAAATTCATCACCACCACCTGGGTCTCGGCCATCGTCTGGGCCGTCACCATGGTGATCATCTTCACCGGCTGGCTGCCGCTGCCGAAACTCGGCTGA
- the proS gene encoding proline--tRNA ligase gives MRLSRYFLPTLKEAPSDAQIVSHQLMLRAGMIKQEAAGIYAWLPLGLRVLNRIEQIVREEQERAGAVELLMPTLQLADLWRESGRYDAYGPEMLRITDRHERELLYGPTNEEMVTDIFRGFVKSYKQLPLNLFHIQWKFRDERRPRFGVMRGREFLMKDAYSFDIDEASARKAYNRMFAAYLNTFARMGLKAVPMRADTGPIGGDLSHEFIVLADTGESQVFCDKRLVEMAPPGNDVDWNDLQSVFDERTALYAATEEMHDAGAFEAGTPEENRLTARGIEVGHIFYFGTKYSAPMKAKVAGPDGKDTEVHMGSYGVGVSRLLGAIIEASHDEGGIIWPDAVAPFDVVVINLRVSDEGVNAACEEAVAKLEASGKDVLYDDTDERPGGKFATADLIGVPWQLTIGPKGLADGVVELKRRATGEKQTVPLAQALEIIG, from the coding sequence ATGCGCCTGTCGCGCTATTTCCTGCCCACGCTCAAAGAAGCGCCCTCCGACGCCCAGATCGTCTCGCACCAGCTGATGCTGCGCGCGGGCATGATCAAACAGGAAGCCGCCGGCATCTATGCCTGGCTGCCGCTGGGCCTGCGCGTCCTGAACCGGATCGAGCAGATCGTGCGCGAGGAGCAGGAGCGGGCGGGCGCCGTCGAGCTCTTGATGCCGACGCTGCAACTGGCCGACCTGTGGCGCGAAAGCGGCCGCTACGACGCCTATGGCCCGGAGATGCTGCGCATCACCGACCGCCACGAGCGAGAGCTGCTCTACGGACCGACCAACGAAGAGATGGTCACCGACATCTTCCGTGGCTTCGTGAAGTCCTACAAACAGCTGCCGCTGAACCTGTTCCACATCCAGTGGAAATTCCGCGACGAGCGCCGTCCCCGCTTCGGCGTCATGCGCGGCCGCGAGTTCCTGATGAAGGACGCCTATTCGTTCGACATCGACGAGGCCTCGGCCCGCAAGGCCTATAACCGCATGTTCGCGGCCTATCTGAACACCTTCGCCCGCATGGGTCTGAAGGCCGTGCCGATGCGCGCCGACACCGGCCCGATCGGCGGCGACCTGTCCCACGAGTTCATCGTTCTGGCCGACACGGGCGAAAGCCAGGTCTTCTGCGACAAGCGTCTGGTCGAGATGGCCCCGCCCGGAAACGACGTCGACTGGAACGACCTGCAGTCCGTCTTCGACGAGCGCACGGCGCTGTATGCCGCCACCGAGGAGATGCACGACGCCGGCGCCTTCGAGGCCGGCACGCCGGAAGAGAACCGCCTGACCGCCCGCGGTATTGAGGTCGGCCACATCTTCTACTTCGGCACCAAATACTCGGCCCCGATGAAAGCCAAGGTCGCCGGGCCGGACGGCAAGGACACCGAGGTCCATATGGGCTCCTACGGCGTCGGGGTGTCGCGTCTGCTGGGCGCGATCATCGAGGCCAGCCACGACGAGGGCGGCATCATCTGGCCGGACGCCGTCGCCCCGTTCGACGTGGTGGTGATCAATCTGCGCGTCTCGGACGAGGGCGTGAACGCCGCCTGCGAGGAGGCCGTCGCCAAGCTCGAGGCCTCGGGCAAGGACGTCCTCTATGACGACACCGACGAGCGTCCGGGCGGCAAGTTCGCCACGGCCGACCTGATCGGCGTGCCTTGGCAACTGACCATCGGGCCCAAGGGTCTGGCCGACGGCGTCGTCGAGCTGAAGCGCCGCGCCACCGGCGAAAAGCAGACGGTTCCGCTGGCCCAGGCGCTGGAGATCATCGGTTGA